Genomic segment of Callithrix jacchus isolate 240 chromosome 9, calJac240_pri, whole genome shotgun sequence:
CGGAGGATTTCCACGCAAACCTAGAGCGCTGTCTGCAAATGGCGGGGGCTCAAGGGATGTTGGCTCCTTCCCCCACTACAGCTTCCCCTGCATCCCCACAGCCCCGCACCATGTAAGATACATAGCAGATGCTCCAGAAATACTAATTTGATGAATGGATGAGTACCACTAGAAGAATCAGTTCCAAAATCAAGCTGCCTCTGCGCTCACACCAGAACTCAGAGAATCCACTTGCTTTTTATCACTTTCCCGCATCCCCTTcccctctgcctcagccactcCCGAAACCATCTTCACGTGTGTTGCTGGCGTTCCCACTCCACAGTGGAGCCAGTGTTAGCTACCTCAGTCCTGGAGCTGCCAAATGttcatttccatttaaaaacataGTGTTTTAGCAGACAAACGTGGACTAGGGAGGCACGGTGCAGGCACCAGTCTCCATTTATTACTCCAGGCtgacgtatttttttttttagcagtctTGTTTTTCTCCTCTGAAGGAAAGCTTGTTTCCACAGAAGGAtttcccctctttgtgttcatGCTTCATTCACAGTTTTActgtttacttttgctttttatctttgCATAATCcttgctgttttaaaaatctaggGAGACTTGGGACCAGAGTCCCTCACCCTCCCCTGTAAATATCTCTGGTTCATGCCAATAGCGGCTGACACATTTCCCTAGTTTTCCTTCACATCTTTGTCATGTGAAAAAAATGCTGGTAAATCATGTGGACAAGCCTCCGATGACTCGGTATTTGTTCACGGGACGTTTTTCAAATCTTTCTGCCAAGATTTTGTGCAACAATCAGTTTGTTTTAATGCAGTTCCTAGAGAGAGGGTTTCAGTTTTGCATGGGCTGCACAACCACTGACCTGTCTGTAAGTCCAGCAAGGGTCTGGAGGTGGAGGGCTTCTTTGCTTGGAAGGCCAGGAGGCCCACTGCTTGGGGAACAGCTGTGCTCATGGAAGCAAGCGGCTGGCCTCCAGGACTAGCTCCTAAGTAATGGGGAAACTAGGATTGGAAACTGTTCGGTGGAGGAGCAAACAAAGTGATTccatcaggccgggcgtggtagctcacacctgtaatcccagcactttgggaggctgaggtgggtgaatcacgaggtcagaagatagagaccatcctggctaacatggtgaaactctgtctctactaaaaatacaaaaaattagccgggcgtagtggcaggtgcctgtagttctagctacttgggaggctgaggcaggagaactgcttgaacctgggagatggaggttgcactgaactgagatcacaccaatgtacttccagcttgagtgacagagtaagactaaatctcaaaaaaaaaaaaaagaaagaaagaaaagaaaaatgatgcctTTGAGGCACCCCCAGCATAAGTGAGGGCAGGAgactcttcttgttttattcacAATGTCCCCAGCACCTACCTGTGTACACAGCTCAGGATtggtgttctgtaaatatctgtggaatgaacaaatgaacgAATGAGGTAAAAGGATAGGACACCACAAGAATCCTCTTGAATAAATGGAGAGTTTTGAAAGGGATTAAAGGGCTACTGTCATGTTTAATTTtactagaaaatatttgtaattccaCTGAAACAACAGGTTGGTGTGacctagagaaaaaaatactggtcgccattttttttttttttttttccgatatAAGACAAACCAAAGCAGGGgacctcatctaaaaaaaattttattttaatcttctctgggtacatggtaggtatatatatttatggggtacatgagatgttttaataCGGGTATGCAAtatgaaataaacacatcatacatcatggagaatggggcaCCCATccccttaagcatttatcctttttttttttttgagatgaagtttcactcttgttgcccaagctagagtgcaatggcgtgatctcggctcactgcaacctctgcctcctgggttcaagcaattctcctacctcagcctcccgagtagcttggattataggccgacaccaccatgcccagctaactcttttgtttttttttttttttagtagaaatggagtttcaccatgttggccagactggtctcgaactcctgaccttaggtgatacgcctgccttggcctcccaaagtgctgggattacaggcatgagccactgcacccaaactTTACCCATGTATCCTTTAAGTTACAAACGatccaatgacattctttaagttatttttaaaatataaaatgaagttaTTAATGACTATAATCATCCTattatgctatcaaatagtaggtttttttcattctatttttttgtatacaTTAACAATCCCAACCTCCCTGCCAACCGCCACTAcccttccccagcctctggtactTTCTATGTTTATGAGTTCAATTGATTTGATTTTCAGATCCTACAAAATAGGGGACTTCAGGCAAAAAACCAGTAATACCTAGTGTGTGCCAAATATGGTGGTAAGTAGGAGGTGAGAAACCAAGATAATGACCTGTATAGACAATGCTATGCGCCTGGAGTTagtatgtatgcacacatacagaGTTAACAACAACTGAGCGCTTGCCGCATGCCAGACGCGATGTCATTCTACTACCATTAAGATGTTGTCGCATTATTATTTCCATGTTACAGATTTAGAAACTGAAGCtctgagacatttaaaaaaaaaaaaaaaacaggccgggcgtggtggctcatgcctgtaatcccagcactttgggaggccgaggcgggtgaatcacgaggtcaagagatcaagaccatcctggtcaacatagtaaaaccctgtctctactaaaaatacaaaaaaaaaaaaaaaaaattagctaggcatggtggcatgtgcctgtaatcccagctactcaggagcctgaggcaggagaattgcctgaacccaggaggcggaggttgcagtgagccaagatcgcgccattgcactccagcctgggtaacaagagcgaaactctgtctcaaaaaaaaaaaaaacagctcaggACAAGGTAACCTTGAAAATAATATGACTCTTACACTTTCCAATGAAAAAATTACCCTCTTCCAAAGATTTCTGGCTAATCtgaattaaaaagttttagaagtGACAGTACAAAATCTcacatacatttttcaaaataagaaaccTACCAAGGTCACTGACTTAATTTTTCCTTTGGTCAaaagaagaagagacagaaataaatttttgaatttatttctcaGAGAATAGCTGTGCCCATGGATCAAACTTAATATAATCTTTGGGAGTTATAGTTACAAATTTGAATAATGTTACCCCACGACAATTAATTAGCATGTAATATTATTTCCATCGGAGACATTATTAAATTTTACAAAGTCTAGATGTCTCCAAGTGGGCTTCTTAGAAATAACTCTGAAAGGGTAGTTAATGGTAACTAAACACAGGATAGGGTTTTACTGTGGGAAAACAGTAAAATCAGGCTTCCACTTTATCCAGCAGCTTTCCTCCAAATGCCTTTACTATTTACCACtcagtgtctctctctctatatatatacacacatacatatatatatgtatacatacagttACAATAAAtgcgtgtatatatgtatagatatacacatatatatgcatgtgtatatatatatacacatgtatgtgtgtatatacgtatatataattatacacacacatacaaatatatatttttgttgatactgagtcttgttctgttgcccaggctggagtgcagtggggtgatgtcggctcactgcaacctccacctcctgagttcaagtgattcccttgcctcagcctcccaagtagctgggactccaggcacccaccaccatgcctggctaatttttgtatttttaatagagatgaggtttctccagagaaacacaCAGGAAAGCAAATACAGACATTTTCTTAACTAGCTGCATATTATTCCAGAATTCATTACCAATTCTCTAAATTGAACGTTGGGTCATTTCCAAATGCTTAATATTACAAAGAACATTGAAATGAACATCCAAGGAGTCTCAGGTCAAAGATGTTATTGAAGAGTACTTCAAATGCAAGAAATGAAGAAATCTTTGGaacgtgcgcgcgcgcgcacacacacacacagaatacagTTATGTCAAAGTTGTGCATATTCCTAAGATTTTTAATACACATCGCCAGACTCTCCAGAATGATGATGTTATAGTTAAGTTAAATGTTTCCCTATGTTTCCTGAAATCATCATTGCCACATTTGCCAGGATTTGGCTGtaatgctcaataaatttttttcaaaaccgTTTTTATTATCATATATAAGAAGAAAAGTGGGTAAAGTATACAAGCTGAAGTGTACAGTCTGATGAGTTTTTACATAGGTGTCCCTCTGTAACACCACTTATatcaaaatacagaatatttccaaCATCCAGAATGTTTCATTATGACTCATCCAAATCAATACTTCTCAGCCCCACCCTGGTGTAAggggtaatttttctttttttttttttgagatggagttttgctcttgttgcccaggctggagtgcaatggtgcaatctcggctcaccgcaacctccacctcctgggctcaagcgattctcctgcctccctcacccaagtagctgggattaccggcatgtgccaccatgcccggctaattttttgtatttttagtagagatggggtttcaccatgttggccaggatggtctcgatctcttgatctcataatccacccgcctcggcctcccaaagtgctgggaatacaggcatcagccatcGAGCCcagcccatctttttttttttaattttcttccataGCCATTAACAAGTTTTACCTCTTCCTGAACTTCATAAAAATActctttttatgtctggcttatttctccCAACAcaatatatttgaaattcttcCATATTCCTGTATGTTTCATTAGTTTATTATATTGTTATTTGTATTGCTATGAAGTGTTTCACTGTATAGGAAGCCCCACATTTTACTGTATCCATTCCCCTGTTGATATCCACTTGGATTATTAATTCGTTTGGGCTGTTAGGAATAAGGTGGATATAGATGTACATGTCTtttaaaagacacatgcacacatttatcTTGGATGTAAACCTAGTAATGGAACTGCTATTCATGGGGTGGGTATATGCTTAGCTTTAGTGGAACTTGCTGGTTTTTCAAAATGGCTGATCCAACTTAAATTCCCACCACAAATAACGTTTGAGAGTGTCAGTTATTCCACATAGTTACCAATATCTGCCTAAACCTTAAGGTACTTGGTGGATATATGACATAACAGTCTTTACGTATtgcattttacataatttattctAGATGTTACCTGTAGTACCCAGACTACAATAATGAAGGAGTTTAGTCAGTTGATTTAAGTGGCTGATCCTAAATAGACAGGGTCCCAATTATCCTGGTCAGCAAGTCTGAGACTATCTAAATCAGGGGTTCCCAAGGGCCATGAACTGATACCAGTCTGTGGCccgttaggaactgggctgcacagcaggaggtgagcagtgggtgacTGAACAAGCAAGAGAGTGAAGCTTCGTTTGTATTTCCAGCTGCATCAGCACCTGAGCCCTGCCTCCCATCAGATCAGCAGCGGCatgagattctcataggagctggAAATCTATTATGAACTGCATATGTGACGGATCGAGGTTGGGTGCTCCTTACAGGAATCTAATGCCTGAGGaactgtcactgtctcccatctccCCGAGATgagactgtctagttgcaggaaaacaaactcagggctcccactgggAGCTGGACTCCCAGAGAAGGTAGGGTGGACCTCGAGGGGCTGGAAGCTGATACCTTCCACCTGCTCCTGGAGATCCACCCTACTTTCCACTTCTGactctacattatggtgagttgtataattatttcattacacaTTACAATgtaacaataatataaataaaatgcacaataaatataatacactTTAATGACCCCCAAACCACCCCTTCCCCCCAACCTGCCCACTGTCTGTGGGAAAATTATCTTCCATAgaaccggtccctggtgccaaaaaggtgggAGACTGTTGGtttaacatgaaaaaatgtcaaagaaaaatacatatgacCTTTCAAGTCAAATTATTCACCTCCAAGATGAACCTCTAAGATGTGACCGCTGATAATATGCCAGAGTCAACAACCTAAAGAAAGATACAGACACTTGTATCTCAAATCTAATTTAAGAGGTTCTGTACCACTCTGCACATGAAGACTTCTCATCTCCATGAGAAGtctcaaaaattattaaaaagtctattaaaaattataataaggtCTACAAAAGCAATAGACTTTACCTAATTGAGGCCTCACATATCCCTGAGAAGAATGGCTTACtgtgttcattttataaataagtgaACTGAGGTTTTTTAAGAGATATGACTAATGAGATAGTGAATCCATCTCAAAGGCTATGTAGAAGAACCAACTTCAATAACCAATCCATTGCCAGACTTTTTCCAAATGCACATCTACAAAAAGTAATTTGTAACCGTCTACCTGGAAATCTAACCATCTGTTAAACAGCTGGAGCCAAGAATGTCTGAATCTGCACGAACGCCAAGAAGTGTGCGAaactgaacttgtgatctgcctcgCCGTTTCCTGAGTGTGCCCAGGGTGGCAGCGGTGCTGATACCTTCCACCTGCCCCTCAAGATCCACCCTACCTTCTCTGGAAGTCCAGTGTACATGGCTGCATCCATGGACATGGCTTCCAGCTGGGCTCACcctgaggagcagcagcagggggaagaagagagaagagtgagGCTGGGGTTTTCATTTCCCCTGTTCCCTTCTCTATGGCTCACTGTGGGCTGGCTGCATCCCCTAACTGAAGGTCACAGCTTGGGTCAGAGAGCCCCCTCCACACAGCCTCTTTGCCCCCAAGTTTGGGTAAgttctccctttcctcttcagGCCTAGGGCTGGTGTTAGCCCTTCTGTGACTAACCTGAAGGAGCTCTGTAATGATctacattttctctcttcctttgtaAGAAGTTGCTTCACTAATGCTCTTCAGATGATCTGATTTGGGTATCATCTGTTTCTCGTTTGGGCTCTAGGTGATACCGTAGTCTTGTCAAAGCCCGGGGCTGAAAGCttcataataaatgaaaataagggCTCCATTGGAAATCTCCTAAGTGACACATCTAGTCTGAGGATGCctggaggaggaaaaaggaatgaatgagctTTTCTCTACTGACTCATAAACAAACCACCCAAGAAGAGTTGGTGGTCTCCTCAACACTGTTGCTATACAGCATGGGGAGGGTGGGAAGACGACGGAGGAGGCAAAGGGCCACATAGCActtatcatgtgccaggcacagcacAGGACTTTCACACACATTATGTGATCATGTGCTGTGTAACCTTGTGTTAACTGTACCCTCTTTGTCCCAGTTTTTCATCTGTACAATTAGAATAGTAGGAGTgttgataattaaatgagataatacctgTAAAGCAGCTAACACAAGACATAATgcatgttcaataaatattagctattaataATGATCATAATAGTAATGATTTTAAAAGCCCTATAATAATCTTTTACAGCAGATattattttgcacattttaaagaggaaactaaggctccaCTGGTGATGTCACaaagcagaggcagaagagaaatTAATCTGAATCTCATCTAACACTAAATCTGTATCTATTCCACCATCACATCACCCTGCCCCAGGTGCCTCTCATGTGCCACAATCCACAATCTATATAAGGGGTGACATATATGTGACCCATGTGCTGTCATACTTGTCTCCCAGATGGGTGACAGACAAGGGTCTCTTTTTGGTTGACTCTCAGAATGCCTCCTAACATACTACCTTAGTCCCTTTTTCTGCTGCaataacagaatatcacagactgggtaatttataaagatcggaagtttatttggctcatagttctggaggttggaaagtccaagattaTGGTACCAGCAACTGGCTGGGGTCATCGCCTAGCGGATGCTATCACGTGGCAAGGAAGCACGCACACAGGACACAGAAAAAGGAGGCCAAATGTATCCTTTTATCAGGAACCCATTCCTCCAACAGCAGCATTCATCCACGCACGAGGGGCGATCCCTCATGGCCTAGTAAGCTCTTAAAGGCCTcgcctcttaatactgttacagtGGCAATTAAGTTCCCAACACATAAACTTTTCAAACCACAGCACCCACTAACAGTCACAGTTGACCTATGAGCTAAAGCTCATTTGTTATCCGGGAGGAATACCATGAATCCAGATGGACAGTACAAAGTCAGATTCGACAAAGACTGTGTGCTCCATACATCAAAATGCCTGATACAAagaaagcactcagtaaatacttgtttaagaagtgaatgaatgaaaggtaTTATATATAAGACCCATGCCTTCAGAGAATTTACAGAGAATACAGATGGACaaaaagaagaacataaacagaccTAATGCAAACAGCCTAAGACAGTTACCATAAAAGCATCGTCAATTGAGGGtaaaagaagaagagagggaaatCTGAattagtctgggtaacagcatTTAAAACAGAATATAGTGTTGCTTTCAAGTTATCTTAATCTAATCCCACTCTCTTCTCCTACAGATATTCTAATAGGCCTGCTTTAACAAGCAGATGAAAATAATgtatggggggatggaggcagcgaaCCACATTGCcgcgtgtgtacctatgcgacaatcctgcatgatatgcaaatgtaccccagaacctaaagtacaataacaaaacaaaataatgtataattagTAACACTATTTACCTTAAACTCTTCATAAATCTCTTTAGCGAGAACAAATGGGACTTTCAACCAAATTCTGGGTGGGTCAGTCTGAATAAATGAGATCTTGAATTATTCAAACAAATTTCTACCACGTGTCCTTTTCTTACTGAAACCTAACAGGCGCCCACACAGAgaccttctcctcttcctttgctCTAACatggaaatatctttttttttttaattttaagggtCATAGGTCACATGCTatgactcacatctataatcctaagACTTtgtgaggaggaggcaggaggatcacttgagcccaggagttcaagaccagcctgggcaacatagggaaatgtcatttctataaaagaaaatttaaaacaattagccaggtgtggtggtgcatgcctgtaatcccagctacttgggaggctaaagtgggatgatcacttgaacctaggaatttgaggctgagGTAAGctacaatcatgccactgtactctagcctgggcaacagagcaacaccttatctcaaaaaataatacttagccgggcgcggtggctcaaacctgtaatcccagcactttgggaggctgaggcaggtggatcacgaggtcaggagattgagaccatcctggtcaacatggtgaaaccctgtctctactaaaaatgcagaaaattggctgggcatggtggcgcgtgcctgtaatcccagctgctcgggaggctgaggcaggagaattgcctgaacccaggaggcggaggttgcagtgagccgagattgcgccattgcactccagcctggctaataagagcgaaactccatctcaaaaaaaaccaaaaacttgtTCTAAAAAGTTCCAAAAGTACAAAAGTTTAGACAGTAGAGGGTGAAAGCAAGCCGCTTCCTCTCCCCAAAATCTCCACAACCCAAATGACAACAGGTGTCAAGAGACTACGGCCTGTGGCCAAAGCCAGTCTGCACCTATTTTTATACAGCTTATGAATTGTATAAACTgattgtttttatacttttaaatgactgaaaataggaataatattttgtgaaatgtgaaaattatatgaaactcaatgttgggccaggcatggtggctcaagctgtaatcccagcactttgggaggccgaggccggcggatcacgaggtcaagagatcgagaccatcctggccaacatggtgaaaccccatctctactgaaaatacaaaaaaaaattagctggacatggtggcatgcgcctatagtcccagctacctgggaggctgaggcaggagaatttcttgaacccgggaggcggaggttgcagtgagccaagatcacaccactgcactccagcctggcacctggcaacagagcaagactctgtctcagaaaaaaaagaaactcaacattCAACGTCCATGAAGTTTTAGTGACACATGGccatgtccattttttttttttttttttttttttttttttttttttctctctcttagaAATTTTATTGCTCCTGAAAAAAGGGAGGCAAGCAGTTCCTGCCTCCCACTCAGAGTCCCCCCAGCCCTCACTGTTTCCCATTGCCATTGATCGGGAGGTTCACGTGCTCAGGGGAGGCCAGGAAGGCCTTGAGCTTGGGCCgggcgcagaggcgctccacgtACGCCGAGAGCAGGGGGAACGCATCCAGGCAGCTGGGGGCCAGAACCTGATGGATCAGCAGCAAGTCCAGCAGGTTGTAGTCGGCGAAGGAGACCTGGTCGCCCACAATGAAGGTCTTGCCTCCCTGGTTCTGGGACAGCAGCGTCTCAAAAGGCTTCAGATGCCTGGGCAATGCCTTCACATAGTCAGCCTTGCCTGCCTCGTAGTTGGTGTAAATGAGGGAGGCGTATTTGCAGCGGAGGTCCTCCACGCCGTCATTCACCACGTCCACCATGGCTGCCTCCCGCTGGTCCTTCCCATAGAGCCCCAGGGTGCGGCCCAGGTGACGCAAGATGGCATTGGACTGGTACAGGGTGAGGTCTCCATCCTGGAACTTGGGGAGCTGGCCATACAGGCAGGAGGCTTTGAGTGAGCCCTGCTGCCAGGTCTCCATGCTCACCACCTCCTCCTTCCAGCTCTGGCCCTGGTCCGCCAGCAGCATGCGCATGGCCTCGCAGCGGCCTCGAACTGGGAAGTAGACCACGGTGTAGGGCGGCATGGTGTTGCAGATGGCGGCGGCAAAACTCcccatttttttatatataatctgTGGCTACTTTCAAGCCAGAGCTGCAGAGTTGAGTAGTACCCCCaatctaagagaatatattctttGGCCATGCTTAAAAACACTTCTTTCTAACTCGCTCTCTTTTTTACTTGAggtaagtctcactctgttgcttaggctagagtacagtggttcaatctcagctcactgcaacctccgcctcccaggttcaagcaattctcctgcctcagcctcccgagtaccggggattacaggagtgcaccactgtatccagctttttttttttttttttgagattgagcctcgctctgtcacccaggctggagtgcagtggtgcgatttcagctcactgcaaactccacctcctggtttcaagcaattctcctgcctcagcctcccaagtagctgggattacaggcatgtgccaccacgcccagctaatttttatatttttagtacagacagggtttcactatgttggtcagtctggtcttgaactcctgacctcgtgatctacccacctcggcctcccaaagtactagaattacaggcgtgagccactgcacccggccacttttttatatttttagtggaaataggGTTCcatcatgttttccaggctggtctcgaacttctgacctcagg
This window contains:
- the LOC144577650 gene encoding glutathione S-transferase P, yielding MPPYTVVYFPVRGRCEAMRMLLADQGQSWKEEVVSMETWQQGSLKASCLYGQLPKFQDGDLTLYQSNAILRHLGRTLGLYGKDQREAAMVDVVNDGVEDLRCKYASLIYTNYEAGKADYVKALPRHLKPFETLLSQNQGGKTFIVGDQVSFADYNLLDLLLIHQVLAPSCLDAFPLLSAYVERLCARPKLKAFLASPEHVNLPINGNGKQ